Genomic segment of bacterium:
CGTTTCTCTGCGCGCAGGCGGTCGTGCCGGCGATGAAGCAGGCTGGCGACGGTCTCATCATCAACCTCGCTTCAATCGCCGGCAAATACGCCTCCGAACGCGGCGCCGGCTACTGCGCCTCCAAGTTCGGACTGATGGGCATGAGTGAGTGCATGGGGCTGGACCTGCGCGGCCTGGGCATCCGCGTCTCCGCCATCTGCCCCGGCTCGGTCAACGCCCCCGATTTTCGTCAGGGACGCGCCACCCGGATCAAGCCGGAAGACATGATCCAGGCCGAGGACATCGCCGAGGCGGTGGTCTATCTTATGCGCCAACCGTCCCGCATCTTCATCCGCGAGATGGAAGTGCGCGTGACCAAGGTGTCCTGACCCCGCCGCGCGTCGCATGCCCACCGTCGCCTTCCTCACCGCCGGCTGCATGCTCCCCGGCCATCCCGATCTCCGCGAGGACCACTGGGAGCATGATCGCGAATTCCTCCCTCTGCAGGCCGCCTGCCGCGCCCGCGGCATCGATCTGCGCGCCGTGGTCTGGGATGATCCGTCGCT
This window contains:
- a CDS encoding SDR family NAD(P)-dependent oxidoreductase, whose protein sequence is MGDLAGKRVIITGASKGIGRAIAERLAVEQCALALMARSGDLLVQRAAACERKGAKARAFVCDVGDAGQVAGQFQAAIDWLGGVDCLVNNAGLGYFARFDELALSHFDEMLSTNLRGPFLCAQAVVPAMKQAGDGLIINLASIAGKYASERGAGYCASKFGLMGMSECMGLDLRGLGIRVSAICPGSVNAPDFRQGRATRIKPEDMIQAEDIAEAVVYLMRQPSRIFIREMEVRVTKVS